One Lepus europaeus isolate LE1 chromosome X, mLepTim1.pri, whole genome shotgun sequence genomic window carries:
- the LOC133753667 gene encoding olfactory receptor 10V1-like, whose product MEPVRKNHTLSSDFVILGFGEMADLQILFFGLFLIMHLVTLAGHAAIVLITLIDSCLQTPMYFFLRNLSAIEICYTLVIVPNMLANFLSRSQRMPFLACALQMHLFIALGGAECFLLAVMAYDRFVAICNPLRYALLITRGLCLRMLALACTSGFALSLTLTTLIFLLPFCQSHEINHFFCDIPAVLFLACSDTRANEVAIFVVCMLILLIPFVLILLSYAFIIAAVLKMHSAEGRSKAFSTCTGHLLVSLLHYGCAIFIYIRPKSCYTPEQDKIVSLVYTNVTPMLYPMIYSLRNKEVKGALRRLLESHGH is encoded by the coding sequence ATGGAGCCGGTGCGGAAGAACCACACCTTGAGCTCTGACTTTGTTATCCTGGGCTTTGGGGAGATGGCTGACCTGCAGATCCTCTTTTTTGGACTCTTTCTGATCATGCATCTTGTCACCCTGGCAGGGCATGCAGCGATTGTGCTCATCACCCTCATCGACTCTTGCCTCCAGACCCCCATGTATTTCTTCCTTCGAAACCTCTCTGCCATTGAAATCTGCTACACGTTGGTTATTGTCCCCAACATGCTAGCCAATTTCCTGTCCAGGAGCCAGCGGATGCCCTTCCTGGCCTGTGCGCTGCAAATGCACCTCTTCATCGCCCTGGGCGGGGccgagtgcttcctcctggccgtgatggcctatgaccgctTCGTGGCCATCTGCAACCCCCTGCGCTACGCACTCCTCATCACCAGGGGCCTCTGCCTGCGGATGCTGGCCCTGGCCTGCACCAGCGGCTTTGCCCTCTCGCTCACCCTCACCACACTGATATTCCTGCTGCCCTTCTGTCAGTCCCACGAGATCAACCATTTCTTCTGTGACATCCCCGCTGTGCTCTTCCTGGCCTGCTCGGACACGCGAGCCAACGAGGTCGCCATCTTCGTTGTCTGCATGCTCATCCTCTTGATTCCCTTCGTGCTGATCCTGCTCTCCTACGCGTTCATCATCGCTGCTGTTCTCAAAATGCACTCCGCTGAGGGCAGGAGCAAAGCCTTCTCCACCTGCACGGGCCACCTGCTGGTCTCTCTTCTGCACTACGGCTGTGCCATCTTCATCTACATTCGCCCCAAGTCGTGCTACACCCCAGAGCAGGACAAAATCGTGTCCTTAGTCTACACCAACGTGACTCCCATGCTCTACCCTATGATCTACAGTCTGAGGAACAAGGAAGTGAAGGGTGCCCTCAGGAGACTGCTGGAGAGCCACGGCCActga